The Cydia pomonella isolate Wapato2018A chromosome 13, ilCydPomo1, whole genome shotgun sequence genome segment TGAGGCATAAAGTTTCTCAAATACTAATTTAGtagtatagatatttttgacgaAGCTTGTTTCGAAATTTATGAGTTGTTTAAAAGTATTAATGTAGAATAAGTATGTGACGATACCTACTTGTGcggattacatttttgttttgacGAAGCATGTGGCGGATTACCTTTGTATTTGATTATGAATAAAACTTTGTTTTGAGAATTTAAAGAGAATTGGCTAACGTTAAACGACTGCTAAAAAAATGATTAGTGAATGTGGCCTTTCATATGTGGGGCAGACGAAGCGGAGCATTTCTACTCGGATAAAGGAACAAATAGCTGATGTCAAGCACGGTTGACCGAAGTCTACAGTCTAGGTGCATGTTATGGACAAATCCAATCTATCAGTATCTAAACATTGAGATTAGCAAATATCCAAACTTTAATAGATAAGATGGTTTTTCTCTACCACCAGCTTAGGATCTATTTGACCATCTAATAAAGGAACAAGCATGACATAAGTCTGTCCACAGCACAGAGACCACAATATTGAATGGTGTAGACATTTTCAGTAAAGTAATGTTACTTGAGATaattgttatgtatgtataacaATTTTGCATGTATaagccttaaaaaaatatagttttgttCATTATTTCTGTACCTATGTAAATACTTTTGCTCATTGTAATTTTAACAGAGGtgcatattttttcttagtcaTCTGTTAACCCCAACGCTGTTAAGGATTCTAAACGTCGGGATGTATTTTAACttcattatacgcgatataatcggtttaaatagttttatttcatgtaaagCTATCCTGGAGGGGCAGATAGGACGAAAGCGAGGTAAAGGAAAACCCAGTCTCAGTTACTTAGACAAAATGAAAGAAACAGGTAGGGGTCGTGTCAAGTCAAAGAACTGGCGCAAGATAGGAAAAGCTGGAAGATATTCCACCGACAAGAGAATAACTGTAATAAGTTCACGATGATGATGAACACGTTTTATAATGCATGTAACATAATGTTAAATGTAATTGAATACCTGATTTCCACCTTCATGATGACATTTGGCAATCTGCACGTCCTGCTGGGGTTTACGAATGCGATTCGGTGCATCGAGGCAGTGTCCGTATTTACCGATATGAAGTATCTATAACGATACAAAAGtgtatattaaatacattagtCATTTATAGCAAATCGACACAAAATATGAGTCCTTTGGCAGCGAGTTTACTGTTACCAAAGCGAAAGTGGAGGTTCAATTTCGGACTCAATAAGTTTCTTAGAAGTTTCttatataagaaatatgtatacattgtaTACTTTAGTATATGTATATGACAACGAAACAATGAACTGTGATGAACCATGGCAAATGACCGCGTTCCATTCCGATTTCGAAACTTATTAAACTATAGCTCCACAGAGCCATGTACATTGTGAAGTTAATAGTGGCAAGTGCGCCTAATAAAGAAGAATGagtaaagtacttaaataagttttaaaagaatttgtcgtatatttcaaatttattatCTTTATATTTCTAACATACTTTCCCACTGGCCGCTAAGTCATCAGGAACTTCAATGTCAGGATAAACGTGTTTCAAATACCAATCAAAGGACTTGCAGTTCAGTTGTTTTCTTAATTCCTTCCTTTCTGTCACGTTGCCAAAATCTCCCTTCTTGAAGTTGATTCTCTCGTAGTAATATTTGGCGTAGTCGTCCATCCACacctatttaatataatccAAATTCGAATATAGTCACGTctgtaaatatcgatacaaaaaaagtgccaaacatatttatacactaccttaatatatgagcaataaagtcgtgtatacatatttttggcactttttcgcgtatcgatgttttcagacatGACCGTACACGTACTCAGGTTACTTTTGATATTTATCTGAACTTGATCGATGGAGAAGAGATAATCtaagtaatagggttgtttccatctacaaatcttagggcagaattgtatcccaataaattcatttggattataagaacatgttaaactacttttaggggacctgtaatttcaatttttgtaaatattgaatttaaaatatcttttggcacacgtcacgtgaccaaactcgaaacgttattaaagattctgatgacgtcacaactctcggattgacactgttgacagttaggcgataaacaaaaaatgacaaatttcagttgacagttcgtatcttctacatgtgtatgtagttatgtgtcaaaccgtaaactatgacgtcacacaattttcaaagagcgttttgggcgcgaaagcatctgtcaaaatatattttgttaatttaacatatttaaagccgtttttagtataaaagttgaattttagagcAACTTTTAggtaatatagaacgtaatacaagcgtttcaaaaaattggaaactacCCTATTGTTAAATCTCAAACATATGTAATTAAGTCAGATATGTAGTTATACAGAACTAATTTAAAGTTTGCCTTCAAGTTACTGATAGTTAAGTAAGGTCAATATGGAGAAGTGTGGCTGTGGGGTAAGTATGGCTGGCTTTCatattggggcctgtttacacattgattagtgtacATTTGCTATATACttactattattacttattgCGTTTAGATGcttaatatgattttaattattttaaccttaaataaataatctctaAGGTGTAGTAACATTGAATAGACAAAAATACGGAAACTctaaataagcaaaaaaaaatacgtaaggTATACCTTAAAATTAACTGTGATgaattcgcaacgagtgacgataaatgAAAACACAAGCGAAActgtattttaaatcgacacgagatgCGGATTACCTATTCGTATGTGTATCGTACAACTTTTTACAGTCTGTGGAATCTTTATTCCAAGTTCGAATCCTGtcagggtcgccatgtgaggTGTGGCGTCAATTGAGACTTGTTGGTTGgaagtataatttaattatgaaatatgaTCCTCAACCTACGGAGTATACATAGATAGATTATGTGAAGGTGTGTGTAACGTACTACAGTGCACACCACAGCATATggctttttaaattttcgacaaaGGCACGTTTAGTGCTAATTACTGGTGCACTAAGGAGGtaaattagcaccatatgtactgtaatagtacattacgatgcGAATAACCCATTTaaacatgtatcgtacaacgttttacagtacacatgacCAAGTAAGTTataagtagcaccatatgtactggaaaatattttttacagatttCAATGTTCCAAACCTCTGCAACTCTCACTAAGTTCCTCTTGATATAGCTTTTTCCTTCATACGGGAACCTCTTTCTAAAAATATGTCCGACGTGTGAGCACGGCACCATTTCCAGACTCCCTCCGCACATCCACACTTTGAACGACAGTTCCAAATTGTCTCCTCCCCAGATCTTCATTCCTAATGAATAAGTCATTAATCATTATGTGACTAAGTGCGGGGAGTAAGTAAAACCCAGCTAGAAGATTTTAATACAATTCCTAGGCAATCTGGTTGCAACCAAGGAGGTAATGTTACGTTCGAAAGATCAGGCCAAGTAATAATTTAAAGTAAGTGCACGcgattgaattttattttagtttaagtcATCCATAGGagataatataatacatacatatacatcgAGCTAGTTCcttaaatactataatagtgATATTGAATCTAGGAGGTCCAACATTCGGCAGCCAATGAGAACATTGTTTGGCACAAATTtcatatctatatatatattttattttatctttattattgtAGATATTAAACGTATACCTGACCCTCTCTTTCTTTAACTTTATGGGTTGACACAAAATTTCAACTGGTAACTAGGATCAGTCGGACTCTCTCCACAAATAAGcagttaaatattaaatgcaCATTTAAGATTCGGCAACGGATTTAATGTCACATAAATATCAGGATCTAAACTGATCACTTTCCAAGTTGCCCTACTACTAAATACCTACCTTCATCATAATACCCAATCTTCTCAAAATACTTCTTATTTATCGCGAACAGTCCACCCGATATCGTTGGCGTTTTCACAGCAGACACCATTCCTGTTCTCTGTTCTTCTATGGAGTCTGGTATTCCAATCCAGATAAATTTGAGATCCCAAGTGAAGCCTCCGACTCTGAGGTCGAAAATGTCTTGCGCTATGTACTCGAAGGTGGTATCGAGGATAACATCGACTAGGGGACTGACGACGATTTTGGGGTCCGAGTGGACGCGGTCTAATAAAGGTTCTAGCCATCCTGAAAGTAActtatattgtataaatattatgagaAGCATCCAGATAAAACAGCCTCAGAACTCTTCGCTTAAGAACATTAATCTCTATCGTTTTATTATTAGTCTTTAGAAAAACAGTTAACAAACGTTTTAAACTCATGGGAATAAGTTCGCCTtagtacttcttactaattgtatgttatttttaacactAGAACAGTCGCGCCCTAGTTTGAAACACATTTAGTCGCTTTGGGGTCAACTGGACCCAGTAATTTAAGTAAccataaaatgaaaactattggAAGTCAATGGTTATACACATAATATTCCTTAAACTAGATTATAAagcatgcatgaaataataatcaacaacttagccggtttttttatatactaaatTATCTTGAATTTCTAGATTTGTTTCATCAAATATGGCTAAAAACGATCTCAttgtatattaaaacaaaatccGTACATTCACTCCGAATTTATCCTATTGGAGAATTCCTCCAACATCTTTATTGTCAGTTTCAGAAGAGTTTTAATACTCTATTAGTTCAAAAAAGTAATCTgctatatttttttgacaaaactcTACGAGCTAGTCAAAAAAAGTCTAAGTTAACTTTTATGctaaaaaatgataaattttAAAGACATAATGGTTAAGATCATGTAAATACTAGTCACTCATGGGTCCAGTGGACCCAGAAGTAAGAAATGTTTACATACGTTAACGGTCGCCACCGGGTCTAACAGACACATAAACACTTCTGACGCCCGTTGCTCGTGAGTGTGACACCCTGACAGACAAACGAAATGACGAATCGACCCGACGAACTTGCACTTGAAGGTACTAAAAACGACATCGTCGTGCAATATCTCATGAGCAAGTTAGCGTTCATAATAAAGGCCCTGGGTCCAGCAAACCCATTAGCGACTGTTCtagtgttaatatattttttttgttcaataaagagtttactactactactaaactcGTTGCCTTGAATACCTGctacaatccctactaatattataatgcaaaagtaactctgtctatcTATCTTTTACCTCCGTACCTATCCCTATCTATATTTTACCGTAAACCGCTGCACCAATTTAGATAatatttggtatagagataattaAAGCTCTAGGAAGCACATAGGAAAGTGTTATCAATCGTCTATATCATCCCAAGCAGATGAAGACGCGGGCGGAAACTAGTTATTTGATGAATTTGAAAACACCACACACGGCCTTATACATTACAACATCACTAACAGCATGTTTCACCTTGGATACTCACAAATACCAAGTATACTAGGTAAATTATATCTTGGATACGTACACGTACTAGGTAAAGGTAATAGATAAATGAATTTTACCTTCAGCGCACTCACAGTGGCTATCCAGAAACACCACAACCTCACTGACAGCGTGTTTCACTCCTATCATCCGAGCTCTGATCAATCCCTCGCGGCGCTCGGTCCGTATCAATTTCACCTTAGGGAGCTCGTGCACGTACGATTGCAGACGTGCTTTTAGATGCGCTGAAATTATCCCGTCAGTATCTTAAAGATAGGTAAAGACTAAAGGCTACATTATGATTGCGATTACTCCAGCAGCATTGGCGCAGCGGAAAATGTGTGATGTTACTGTAACTTTTATAAATTGTGTTGCCATCGTTGAAGCATTGCTGCGACCATATTTTGTCGTTTGCCGTGCAACACCAACTGTATGTGTACCTTACGAAGGTCCATGACATCGTAAAGTATGTACGAGTGAAGTCCGGATCCGTCCTGAGGGTAGTGAAATTGGAATCTCtactcaattattattattattattatttaaactttattgcacaagtacaagtataacgtacaataggcggacttaatgccttgaggcattctctaccagtcaaccactgggccaaacagaaatttgctaaggtgggtgcagtgtgaaaaaaaatattccaaaattaaatactaagtctaatactactaagccagtatacaaactaataggtaatatatataatacttttataaactacacaaattatcattataaatacatatacaaattaattacataatatactatacaatatacataaatatacttctgCATGTGTGCGGGGCCGGGGggacgagggggggggggggggggggtcccacTAGACAGTATCTAGCAGGTGCTTGTAGAGAATACGTTTGAAATTCAGCTTGTTTGCGGCTTGTCTAATCGTTAGAGGAAGCGCATTCCAAAGACGGATTGCTTGAACAGCGAAAGAAGACTTTAGGAAACCAGTATGGTGAGGGAGAACAGAGAGTTTAAGAGAACGGGCAGAGCGCAGCTCGCAGCCTGGGCGGGGGGTCATAAAGTTGAAGTTACATTTGAGATATTCTGGAGTGGAGGGCTCGAATAGGATAGAGAAAAGTGAGGAGAGTATTCGAAAGGAACGGCGCTGACGTAtgggaagccacttgagctggcgACGGTAGCTAGATATATGATCAAACTTTCGAATTCCAAAAATGAAGCGTATTCCATTGTTTACGAGTCGATCGAGTTTGTTGAGAGAATTTTGACACATGTTCGTTGTACACACACACGTTGTACTCAATGTAAATTTTAACtcttttgtggtgagcgttccgactgaacgttTAGCGACCTTAACCAAGAAGGAGTTTTGGTCGAAGAGcgtcaagttccggcggttccggggtcggctccctgacactgcggggttgcgttACTCGTCGGAGCTAATGTGTTACAGCAGTTTTGAGTTTTAAGATATatcttataatatgtatgctagttttaagtgACCAATTAGGATGAACATTCTGTCAGACATTATTAAGAAAACTGTCAGTGACATCGTTCGTTTCCCGTAACTTGCATCAGCAATGAGCAGCAGTCGGAATCAAAATGAAACCTTTACAAATTTTCTTTAGAGCCATAGTTTTAACATTAggtaaagataaaaaaaaaacattatgagTATATAAAAACTgccttataattttatttcaggtaTAATGTAGGTAATACCATTAGATTCAACGTATTTTAGTTTCATTTACATCTAGCTCAGATTAAATGCAAAGGactaataaagaataaatataaGTAGAAATATACCTGCAAATAAACAAGGCCTAATGGTGCCTAATTAAATCTGTATCAAATTATTCGAAAGCAGATTTGTTATTTCAAAGCAAAAGCATATTTCATAATACTCTTTTGTATACTTTAACTAATGCTTGCCGTAGAGTCACAGAAATtcataatttcaatgaaatcaAAGTCATACTCGTACTAATTAGGGATCAAGCCAATTTGAATGTAAAGAGCAGTTTGAAGTTCATCTAAAGTTTGTGCATAAATTTATATGATGTGATTTCTACTAGTTGGAAATTGTTTTGTTGTTGGATTGCCATTTGCAATGCTAATGTTATTTACAACCATCTGGCTTGAACTTTAATTGGACATTCGAATTTATTCAGTCTAATGAATTTTAGAAGTATTGTGAAAGGAACATTGTTTTGTGATAATATTAGTAACCTTAATTCAGTGTTTATTatacattgtgttgtttttAGAGGGGTTCAGACGATGGTCCGAAAAGCACCTTTTGATCTCAATGTAAATTcaacgaatttttttttacactacgtcggtggcaaacaagcatacggtccgccttctccatagcctatatacgcctgcaacttcagaggagttacaatcgcgttgccgaccttaaaccCCCCTGCCCCCCCTTCCCTAGTTGAGCTAAAATTTACGTTTCTAGAGAATTTATCCAATAAGTAGGGCGCCATTTAGGGATAAGTTTTTagcaaacatttttggtacaaccTTTTGTCGCCACAAtattcttaccacaggcaactactcatcgaaacaattctaaataCAACagacaattaggttgcgttgttttatcaaagagttcttatggccacctcctgtctccattatcagattagctcgatggtaccataatatggcATTGATACCCGACTTACATACGCAAATTATCAGCTCAAAcggaaatcggaaagtgggtcaaatttagcttccaagatttgacccacgctaactaacaaacttacatactaacagggcaagttaaataaaagcttgtaaaaatgatcAAACCCACAAAAAGCTGTCAACAGAATTTGAATTTTCTGTTAAAAAGggaagtaatttatttaaatgacaaattctAGAGAATGGATCCTTTTCGCTAAAGTACTTCCTAATTGACGACTCATAAcattcaaataaaacatttattaaatgtagaaattttattaaaaaggcGATGGATACATGTCAATTCTAAGTcatgaaaatttgaaaaaaaactttgcAGTTGAAATCTTGGGACACAATCCAGTACGGAGAATAAAAAATCGGCAGGTACTAATTGCTCAAAAGAAACAAAGGACACGTCGCTCCCACAAAACCGTATGCTGCCGTGAGTTCTACCAATAGATGTTCATTAACTTGAAAACGCCATTGGCGAATTCCaccgaaattttgatttttttaagcatTTAGGGTTCACGCTTGAAATGTCTTAAGCCAAGCCATAGTACTAAAAGAGTAGTGTTAGTAAGCATAGACATTTAAGTACTAATGTGCGGTCTGAATGTCCACATTGTAAAATTTCGGAaacttctcatatttttgtatagcgACCGTAATTTTCcgtttccaaaatgaaagtttccttaaTTTTCTCTGAAATATTTCCTGTAACTTTTCCAATTTTATTGACACTTTGAAAGTGACATACATAGTTAGTGCAGAGTCGCAGACATAGTGATAATTTAGACCAAATCAAGGACAAGTAAATGCCTGTAAATAGATAATCTCTCTAAGTAAATAAAAGTGTATAAGGGGGAAGTaaaagagggagctggaaggggtaaaCTTTGTCTAATCAAATCGGTAAAATCCTGAAttaaggccaggtcaagagcactcTAAACCggaaagaatgaatgaatgtgaaAATggaggaagcgaaagaggtatgtcaggatcgtagcaagtagAAATCCGtcgtctctgcctacccctccgggaaataggcatAATTtgtgtatgtataaataaaataaataaatcaatattataggacttttttacacaaattgactaagtcccacagtaagctcaataaggttcgTGTatgtatctaaaataataaaacttacgcATGGTAGAAAAGTCGTCaatcaaaataatttcattGAGTAATTCATAGGGTGATCGGTTGAGCACCGAGTATATGGTCCTCAGAAGCGTTGACCAGGCTTCGTTGTGGAAACAAATGATCACTGAAGCTGGAGGCAGATTATTGGGATAGCTTATTTCTTTACACCTGTAATGTTATGTAATTTTGGAAAATGTATTCGTTTTAGAGAAGTGTCTCCTGCCGATTCACACAACAATCGTATTTGGCGGAGGTTCAACGGTCTGCGTTTTTTTCGCTTTTACCTATTTCTGATTGCTAAATTCCAAGAAAACAAAATCTCCTGTCCCTAATTCTAGTTAAATTCAATCCTTTTAATTTCAATCGCTTCACGTAtttttattctggtaaaaatgtttatttgagaGGACTTTGAACTGTGAACCTCAAACCGGTAACTTAGAATTGACTATAGCAAATTTTCACCTAAAACAGactttttagtaattttttaacgGTTTTTGTAGTTTTcctaaaataagaaatatactcgtacatgcACCCAAACGAATGTTCATAAGACTGATAAATTCTCTAGCAACCCAGAGGCCTATTAAAAGGTCTCCCGTTCCATTCTAATTTTAACTTGATAAATCAAAATTGCAATTAACTTGGCAATAAGTAATAATAGGTTATTTATGTCACCTGTGATCTCTCACGTCAGGCAGTGACCGGTTCACAGGAATAATCTCACTGACGAATTCGTTGAAAGCATGGTCCTCCCAGCCCTTAGCTACTAGGGCCCGAATGCTGCCCTTTATGTTATCTTTTATTCGAACTGGTGTTCCATTGTTGCCTGCATAAAACATAGAATCAGGAACATGTAAAGTGCACGAGTTGAAGTTAGCTTTGTTTCGGCTTCGTAGCCTAgtaacggcctcctagcctagtcggtactgatcctgtctatgaagcaggaggtcccggattcgaatcccggcaaggacatttatttgtgtgtttatcacgaatatttatTCCAGAGCTATGTTATGTTATCTcttatctatgtatctaagtatgtatttatctatatacctaACTATGTATATTGTCACCTAGTACCCGTactacaagctttgcttagtttggggctaggtcgatctgtataaGATCGTCCGCaactatttatttgtaattttgacTAACAGTTTTGCATGCCTTAAGCACCCAGTGACAGCCATTGTAAAAGTACTAAATGGTTAACTACTTTAAACTGCAGCGGCTCAAATATATTGAGTATCAAAATCaatcaaaatatctttatttgctCGAATATGGTAACAAGACAAGATTTTATGGCTAAGTTGTACATGCATATTCAACCTGCATGCAGGCGTGCATCATCAGTATTATCCTCCTAAGGTCCGACGTATTATAGCacttattgaaatttaaatcatgttCTATTGGACCACAGTTGCATTTATCtcaaaacaaaatcaactttatttcccatattataggttcaaatttcactgtaaaattttgaattttttactTGTATGGCTGTGCCTTAAGAGATTATGACAATGCACACCTACTCGAATTGAGGTTTTTACCTGGTGGATAATCATATCCATTTAATTCTGCCAGTTTGTCTTCATACGACAAAGTTGGGGAATAAGCATTCAGCATGTCCCAAGCTGCGAACCAAAGATGTCGCCTGTTATTAGGTTAGTCAATGCGGGTAAGACAGTTCATAAGAGAAGACAGTACCGGCTCTTTTGCTTTTGCGTTTGTAAATATACTCCACTAGCAGAGTTGCTCTACGACAGTCCTCCTAGAAATGAATTTAATTCAATATCGCGGTCTTCGCCACATTGACCTTACGAGTTAAAATTACGAATTATGTAAGTAAtgcataaaaaatgtagttatttaTACTTTCATTCCAATTTgcacatttcattaatttcatttattcataaacaatagTAACTGAAATATTTCAAACATTATTAACTGCCTAAATCATGCCTATTAACaattaatttacaatacaatacaattttactaTAATACCTATCATCATAATACATAGCCTATTATTAAAACGAAAAGCCAATAAAATTAATCCATAATTAACATTGAATTATAAACTTATATCGTAGTTAACTACGATAATGCGTTTGAAATGCACTGTGAATGGATTCAAGATCAACacaaattaaatagaaataCAACGTTACCACACTGACTCTAGCTTTTTAGTATCAAATCAAACATTTTACGCGAGAAAGGTTTGTGTACTTTAGCactaatattgtattatttttaattatatctaCCTTCGAATCTAGACAGAGACTCGTTGCCAAAGCCGTACCGAAtcctatatttataaaaagcaTGCTCCCTTATTTTGCTTTCATCTAGAACCACCAAAGAACCACTTCGGAACTCCCTCCATATTGTGACAAGCGACACTAACCATGCTAAAACTAACACTAGAAATAGCTTCAACACTTTTCTTAACATTGACATAGCTTAAACACTTTTTTGACGCTAGAAATATCTTAACCACTTTTTTTAAGTATGGCCAGTTTACGTTCAAAATGGAAATGAGGAATCACGAAGACAGTTTGTCGTTTTTATCCTAAAATACAAAAGGTTGTTTAGTAAATCTTTGTGTCTGTTGATAAAAAGTTCTGGGAACGAAGCGGTTTGGTGATAGTAAGATCCTCATAATTGTCTTCTGTTCATGAATTTGcaattgttattatttctaTAGTAGGACCTTGGTGTTTTTCGAAAAGATTGGCCTAATATTGCCATAGACAGAGATGCATGAGAGAAAGAGagggaggcctttacccagcaATGGGACATaggctaacaaaaaaagtaacagTATTTCTAGCTCTAAGCAGTATAATACCAGATGGGCCTTGTAACACGAgctgattaataataatataataataataatacggggacggccaccgctgccggcacgcttggggcctgcgggacatcctgccccgcctacggctcccgctgccggtggtATAGTGCGTCGCATGAGATGGTCTCAATCGATGAATGAGAATGTCATGCGCGCCTATtatggggctacagagggggGAACACAGCTATCTGCGTATCGTTCAAGGATACtgcctctgtttcaggctcttgaaccCACCATCACCGTGTCGGAGCAGCGACTATCGGATCAGGTGCGCGTTATTCAGCGGCTAAGGCGGTTGGATGACGCGACACTTGATCGGCTTCGCCAGGAGGCTCTCTCTGCTCGCGCGGACTCCACCTCGGTGCGAGATCTGCCCGCTACATCGCCGGATCTGGTGCCCGCACCCGACCTGGCACCGGGGGCGCCGCGGGCTGATTTCAGTACCGACGAGGGGGACTATGCGAGTCAGAGCGTGAGTACATCTGCTAATGAGCAACTGAGGAGGACTTTGGAAGAGGCGATTACGCAGTATCGCTCCACAACCAACACTAGGCCACGAATACCACGTCTGCCTATGAATAGACGCAATCTAGCGCTAGTGGGAGCCCTAAACGCTTTACTAGAACCATATTTATggactagtaaagatttagatgatacaC includes the following:
- the LOC133524002 gene encoding polypeptide N-acetylgalactosaminyltransferase 5-like — its product is MPHLKARLQSYVHELPKVKLIRTERREGLIRARMIGVKHAVSEVVVFLDSHCECAEGWLEPLLDRVHSDPKIVVSPLVDVILDTTFEYIAQDIFDLRVGGFTWDLKFIWIGIPDSIEEQRTGMVSAVKTPTISGGLFAINKKYFEKIGYYDEGMKIWGGDNLELSFKVWMCGGSLEMVPCSHVGHIFRKRFPYEGKSYIKRNLVRVAEVWMDDYAKYYYERINFKKGDFGNVTERKELRKQLNCKSFDWYLKHVYPDIEVPDDLAASGKVC